A section of the Alphaproteobacteria bacterium genome encodes:
- a CDS encoding ATP-binding cassette domain-containing protein, whose protein sequence is MKKDLMNGLYANMSENKEENEKEKNELKSSVNLESPSLEEDEVSKTKEKIKNMVENMDNKKDKKTSNEKETFYKADEVKNELDKIKNEVEIIDSDEEFERKVKEKIQASLKKASIPSPETNETKEIKKTAKKKAKTEKVEEVKAEEIIENDEIKMASEDIFNIEVPAKNRKESGKKTKKEKKISADKEAFDGNLLKLLSFSKIKKAVSGKIKKPSFKLPKIKNPLSPIGEKISGKVSSLKAKFDKKDKVKKITSKKKVKVSVKKENRKSLKEMVSFKTPKIFKKKDEVKAKPAADNSIINFENVSKTFDGEPVLNDFSVKVKKGESFVILGRSGGGKSVFIKIANGLLKPDSGEVSVFGKKITGFFGTGLYKLNKDISFLFQGNALFDSMTVLENVAFGIIESQRIKKEIAFDIAREKLADVDLDADEIGEKYPSELSGGMQKRVALARAIATNPKIIFFDEPTTGLDPITSEIIDDLIIRSVKKIGATAVTITHDIHSAIKIADRIALLNNGKLEWKGSPADIKKAKNENIKLFLKNL, encoded by the coding sequence ATGAAAAAAGATTTGATGAATGGACTGTATGCAAATATGTCTGAAAATAAAGAGGAAAACGAAAAAGAGAAAAATGAACTAAAATCTTCTGTTAATTTGGAATCTCCTTCTTTAGAAGAAGATGAAGTTAGTAAAACCAAAGAAAAAATTAAGAATATGGTTGAAAATATGGATAATAAAAAAGATAAAAAAACTTCAAATGAAAAAGAAACTTTCTATAAGGCTGATGAAGTTAAAAATGAGTTAGATAAGATTAAAAATGAAGTTGAGATCATAGATTCTGATGAAGAATTTGAACGAAAAGTAAAAGAAAAAATTCAAGCTTCTTTAAAGAAAGCTAGTATTCCTTCGCCTGAAACTAATGAGACTAAGGAAATTAAGAAAACTGCTAAAAAGAAAGCTAAGACTGAAAAAGTTGAAGAAGTTAAAGCTGAAGAAATAATTGAAAACGATGAAATTAAAATGGCTAGCGAAGATATCTTTAATATTGAAGTTCCTGCTAAAAATAGAAAAGAGTCTGGAAAGAAAACTAAAAAAGAAAAAAAGATTTCTGCTGATAAAGAAGCTTTTGATGGAAACTTATTAAAGCTACTTAGCTTTTCTAAAATTAAAAAAGCTGTATCTGGAAAAATTAAAAAACCTTCTTTTAAACTTCCTAAGATTAAGAATCCATTATCTCCTATAGGGGAAAAAATTTCTGGAAAAGTTTCTTCTCTTAAAGCAAAGTTTGATAAGAAAGATAAGGTTAAAAAAATAACTTCTAAGAAAAAAGTAAAAGTTTCTGTTAAAAAAGAAAATAGAAAAAGTTTAAAAGAAATGGTTTCTTTTAAAACTCCTAAAATATTTAAGAAAAAAGATGAAGTTAAAGCAAAACCTGCAGCTGACAATTCTATTATAAACTTTGAAAATGTTTCTAAAACTTTTGATGGCGAACCTGTTCTTAATGACTTTTCTGTTAAAGTTAAGAAAGGTGAGTCTTTTGTTATATTAGGAAGATCTGGTGGTGGCAAATCTGTATTTATTAAAATAGCAAATGGTCTTTTAAAACCAGATTCTGGTGAGGTTTCTGTGTTTGGTAAGAAGATTACTGGTTTCTTTGGAACTGGACTTTATAAGCTAAATAAAGATATTTCTTTCTTATTCCAAGGTAATGCTTTATTTGATAGTATGACTGTACTTGAAAATGTAGCTTTCGGAATTATTGAAAGTCAAAGAATTAAAAAAGAAATCGCATTTGATATAGCTAGAGAAAAACTTGCTGATGTTGATTTAGATGCAGATGAAATTGGTGAAAAATATCCTTCAGAACTTTCTGGTGGTATGCAAAAAAGAGTTGCTTTGGCTAGAGCAATTGCTACTAATCCAAAAATAATTTTCTTTGATGAACCTACTACAGGACTAGATCCAATAACGTCGGAGATTATTGATGATTTAATTATTAGATCTGTAAAAAAAATTGGAGCTACTGCTGTTACAATTACGCATGATATTCATTCTGCAATTAAAATCGCTGATAGGATTGCTCTTCTTAATAATGGAAAACTTGAATGGAAAGGTTCTCCTGCTGATATTAAGAAAGCAAAAAATGAAAATATCAAATTATTCTTAAAAAATTTATAA
- the dnaJ gene encoding molecular chaperone DnaJ codes for MTNYYEALGVGKNASADEIKKAYKKQAIKFHPDKNQGDKTSEEKFKEINEAYDCLKDPQKKAAYDRFGHEAYKRGGMGNAGANGGAGGPHGFGGFDFNSAGGFSDIFDNIFSDFMGGGAGAGAAGGRAKASMRGNDLQYAVDISLEEAFNGLKREVKVRKQSKCKSCDGTGSKSKKKPHTCPTCNGAGKIRVQQGFFAVSQTCHDCHGSGVKVDDPCSDCSGTGVSMESKEIEITIPKGIDNGTTLRVSGEGEAGFNGAPSGDMFIRVNIKPHRIYKRNGNNVFMEAPVDFIKAILGGEIEVPNLDGKDLTVKIPKGTQPGDVLKVRGKGFHLLHSDSRGDLMIQLDLKIPKKVSKKQEEMLRKIEKEGIDSGDEGFFSKIFG; via the coding sequence ATGACTAATTATTACGAAGCTTTAGGTGTTGGTAAAAATGCTTCAGCAGATGAGATTAAAAAGGCTTATAAAAAGCAAGCTATAAAATTTCATCCTGATAAAAATCAAGGTGATAAAACATCTGAAGAAAAATTTAAAGAAATTAATGAAGCTTATGATTGCTTAAAAGACCCTCAAAAGAAAGCTGCTTATGATAGATTTGGTCATGAAGCTTATAAGAGAGGTGGCATGGGTAATGCAGGTGCTAATGGTGGCGCTGGTGGACCTCATGGATTTGGTGGGTTTGACTTTAATTCTGCTGGAGGTTTCTCGGATATATTTGATAATATCTTCTCTGATTTTATGGGTGGCGGTGCTGGCGCCGGAGCTGCTGGCGGAAGAGCTAAAGCATCTATGAGAGGTAATGACTTACAATATGCTGTAGATATTTCTTTAGAAGAAGCTTTCAATGGATTAAAAAGAGAAGTTAAAGTTAGAAAACAATCTAAATGTAAATCTTGCGATGGAACAGGATCTAAAAGTAAGAAAAAGCCTCATACATGCCCTACTTGTAACGGAGCTGGTAAAATAAGAGTTCAACAAGGCTTCTTTGCTGTTTCTCAAACATGTCATGATTGTCATGGAAGTGGTGTAAAAGTTGATGATCCTTGTTCTGATTGTTCTGGAACAGGCGTTTCTATGGAAAGTAAAGAAATTGAAATTACTATTCCAAAAGGTATTGATAATGGAACTACTTTAAGAGTTTCAGGGGAAGGTGAAGCTGGATTTAATGGAGCTCCTTCTGGCGATATGTTTATTAGAGTAAATATTAAACCTCATAGAATATATAAAAGAAATGGAAATAATGTTTTCATGGAAGCTCCTGTAGATTTTATCAAGGCTATACTTGGTGGAGAAATTGAAGTTCCTAATTTAGATGGGAAAGATTTAACTGTAAAAATACCTAAGGGAACTCAACCTGGTGATGTATTAAAAGTTAGAGGAAAAGGTTTCCATTTATTACATTCTGATTCTCGTGGAGATCTTATGATACAATTGGATCTTAAAATTCCTAAGAAGGTTTCTAAAAAACAAGAAGAAATGCTTAGAAAAATTGAAAAAGAAGGAATTGATTCGGGAGATGAAGGTTTCTTTTCAAAAATATTTGGATAA
- a CDS encoding ABC transporter permease, whose protein sequence is MRKIFEIFNNAGAGFRLLVTETVKLLAFVLNIFRAIVTPPFHLRILFKQMWEIGFHSIPIVAFTALFAGMVLALQSYSGFSRFSAESAIATVVIIALTRELGPVFTGLMVSGRSGAAISAEIGTMKVSEQIDALKTLSTDPFRYLIVPRVIATIIVMPFLTLIADIVGVFGGFFVSVKMLGFNPHIYIQNSFEHLLMEDVISGLIKSAVFGALISIVACYKGYYSEGGAAGVGKATKASVVVSSILILMFNYILTAVLFS, encoded by the coding sequence ATGAGAAAAATATTTGAAATTTTTAATAACGCAGGAGCTGGTTTCAGATTATTGGTTACTGAAACTGTAAAATTATTAGCTTTTGTACTTAATATATTTAGAGCGATTGTTACTCCTCCATTCCATCTTAGAATTTTATTTAAGCAAATGTGGGAGATTGGATTTCATTCTATTCCGATAGTTGCATTTACAGCATTATTTGCTGGAATGGTTTTAGCGTTACAAAGTTATTCTGGATTTTCTAGATTTTCTGCCGAAAGTGCAATTGCTACCGTTGTTATAATTGCTCTTACTAGAGAGTTGGGTCCTGTATTTACTGGATTAATGGTTTCAGGTAGATCAGGAGCTGCAATTTCTGCTGAGATTGGTACTATGAAAGTTTCTGAGCAAATAGATGCTTTAAAGACACTTTCAACAGACCCTTTTAGATATTTAATAGTTCCAAGAGTTATTGCCACTATAATTGTTATGCCATTTCTTACACTTATTGCTGATATAGTTGGTGTATTTGGTGGTTTCTTTGTATCTGTGAAAATGTTAGGTTTTAATCCTCATATTTATATACAAAATTCTTTTGAACATTTATTAATGGAAGATGTTATTTCAGGACTTATTAAGTCAGCTGTATTTGGAGCTTTAATATCTATAGTTGCTTGCTATAAAGGTTATTATTCTGAAGGTGGGGCAGCTGGTGTTGGTAAAGCCACTAAGGCATCTGTAGTTGTTTCTTCTATTTTAATATTAATGTTTAACTATATACTAACTGCAGTTTTATTTAGTTAA
- a CDS encoding AI-2E family transporter — translation MEKSKFTSYLFNTILIISFLAIARDIVLPFIIAIFFWFLINAMKGSFKHFFDNIIGLKRGSGFISLILSLFIVSYGVYEIGNIIGSNIISASQNISSIEGEVKMFINKTAAALHVSPESAQNFVKGLNFKAVLANLLSSITSILRNAGLVAIYVLFILLEEKSFHKKIKAISSTEAKRKKLEKTMQNINLKIRKWLGIKTVMSIATGVVSYIGMSIVGLNNAEFWAVLIFLLNYIPTFGSIVSSIFPILMALIQFHTLTPFIIVTTFIVGAQIIIGNVIDPKLMGKSLNLSPVVILLSLAAWGSLWGIAGMFLCVPLMAIVMLILSEIEGTKNVARLLSQDGEI, via the coding sequence ATGGAAAAAAGTAAATTTACTAGTTATTTATTTAACACTATCTTAATAATAAGTTTTTTGGCTATTGCTAGAGACATAGTTCTACCATTTATTATAGCAATATTCTTTTGGTTTTTAATCAATGCTATGAAAGGTAGTTTCAAACACTTTTTTGATAATATAATTGGTCTTAAAAGAGGATCAGGATTTATATCATTAATACTTTCTTTATTTATAGTTTCTTACGGTGTTTATGAAATTGGCAATATTATTGGCAGTAACATTATAAGTGCATCTCAAAATATATCTTCTATTGAGGGCGAAGTTAAAATGTTTATTAATAAAACTGCTGCTGCTTTACATGTATCTCCTGAAAGTGCACAAAACTTTGTAAAAGGTCTTAATTTTAAAGCTGTGTTAGCAAACCTTTTAAGCTCAATAACTTCTATTCTTAGAAATGCTGGATTAGTTGCTATATATGTTCTTTTCATATTACTAGAAGAAAAAAGTTTCCATAAAAAAATTAAAGCGATTTCAAGTACAGAAGCTAAAAGAAAGAAACTTGAAAAAACTATGCAAAATATAAATCTTAAAATTAGAAAATGGTTAGGAATTAAAACAGTTATGTCTATTGCGACAGGAGTTGTTTCTTACATTGGTATGTCTATTGTTGGATTAAACAATGCTGAATTCTGGGCTGTATTAATATTCTTACTTAATTATATACCTACATTTGGTTCTATAGTGAGTTCTATATTCCCTATTCTTATGGCATTAATACAATTCCATACATTAACTCCATTTATTATTGTGACAACTTTTATAGTTGGAGCTCAAATAATAATTGGTAATGTTATTGATCCTAAATTAATGGGTAAATCTCTTAACTTGTCTCCTGTTGTTATACTTCTTTCATTAGCAGCTTGGGGAAGTTTATGGGGAATTGCTGGAATGTTTTTATGTGTTCCTCTAATGGCAATAGTTATGCTTATACTTTCAGAGATTGAAGGAACTAAGAATGTAGCAAGATTATTATCTCAAGACGGAGAAATTTAA
- a CDS encoding porin family protein: MVKSKIALVALVSSIAFSANVNNANAGLLGEFYLGGSIHSADTDNNDKSDSGYSVAFGWELPIPVLDIRAEIEYNKMGDAKDNNDVEYESIMANAYIDIPFPTPLLSPYVGAGVGKITDGTVNVGGPVGDVELEEDGIGYQYMVGLDINIPATPFYTSLEYRKIVNPFTVEGGIGEDDLEQDVVSLKARYVF, translated from the coding sequence ATGGTAAAAAGTAAAATTGCTTTAGTTGCGCTAGTTTCTTCTATCGCTTTTTCTGCAAATGTTAATAATGCTAACGCTGGTTTGTTAGGTGAATTTTATTTAGGTGGATCTATTCACAGTGCTGATACAGATAATAATGATAAGTCTGATTCTGGATATTCTGTTGCTTTTGGTTGGGAACTACCTATTCCTGTTCTAGATATAAGAGCTGAGATAGAATATAATAAAATGGGAGATGCTAAAGATAATAATGATGTTGAATATGAAAGCATCATGGCAAACGCTTATATAGATATTCCATTCCCTACTCCACTTCTTAGCCCATATGTTGGTGCCGGTGTTGGTAAAATCACTGATGGTACAGTAAATGTTGGTGGACCAGTTGGAGACGTTGAACTTGAAGAAGATGGTATTGGATATCAATATATGGTTGGTTTGGATATTAATATTCCTGCAACACCTTTTTATACATCTTTAGAATATAGAAAAATTGTTAATCCATTTACTGTTGAAGGTGGAATTGGTGAAGATGATCTTGAACAAGACGTTGTTTCTTTAAAAGCTAGATACGTATTCTAA